A stretch of Vespula vulgaris chromosome 15, iyVesVulg1.1, whole genome shotgun sequence DNA encodes these proteins:
- the LOC127069483 gene encoding protein cornichon homolog 4 has product MGLISEPLLFAIALINTGSVLFLLVYFIITLSDLECDYLNAQQCCSKLNAWVVPKLVSHTFLIFLLLIHGQLILTLTNLPMTLWLFYEFFGIPSGNMGVYDPTEIHNRGELRRHTRNCLIYLGYYLILFFIYLYCMIIALLKGDPINRNADDLVDF; this is encoded by the exons ATGGGCTTGATATCAGAGCCATTATTATTTGCCATCGCTTTAATTAATACTGGATCTGTGCTCTTTCTTTTAGTCTATTTT attataaCATTATCAGATCTGGAATGCGACTACTTAAACGCTCAGCAATGTTGTTCAAAATTGAATGCG tGGGTCGTTCCAAAGTTAGTATCGCAtacatttttgatatttttgttattaatacaTGGTCAATTAATACTAACTTTGACGAACTTGCCAATGACTCTTTGGTTATTCTATGAGTTTTTTGGTATCCCTAGTGGAAATATGGGTGTATATGATCCTACAGAAATACATAATCGTGGAGAATTGAGAAGACACACTAGGAATTGTTTGATCTATCTTggatattatttaatcttattttttatttatctttattg tatGATCATTGCGTTATTGAAAGGAGATCCAATAAACAGAAATGCAGATGATCTGGTAGACTTCTAA